The Microaerobacter geothermalis genome includes the window GATCACCTTATCCGGGCGGCTGGTGGCTGCGGCAATTTCTGTCAAGCTTAACGTAGAGGTATTGCTGGCAAGAATCGTATTTTTGCTGCACACTTCATCCAACTGTTTAAACACGCGTTTCTTCGCTTCCAAGTCTTCAATGATGGATTCAATGACTAAATCCGCTTCACGCAGCAAATGGATATCTAATGTGAATTGAATTTTAGACATAATGACTTTTTTCTCTGCTTCAGTGATTGCCCATTTCTCCAATTGTCTGTCTAAAGAGATTTCAATATTCCTGCGGGCATGCTCTAAATCCCTTGTCGTTTTATCTATCAGAAGCACATCAATGCCATGTTCAGCCAGCATTTCGGAAATTCCCTGACCCATGGTTCCGGCTCCAATAACACCTACTTTTTTCACACCCATTTTTAGATAGCCCTCCCAATATTAAATCGATATGACCGGAATTAATTCCGCTAAGTTTCTCTTATAACATACTTTAAATTAACATAAAGAATTTTTTATGTATAGCGTTTCTCTTCCATTCTTAAATAATGTCATAAAAAGTACAAAAAAAGTTTGGGAATCAATTTTCCCAAACTTTTAACTAGTCAGTCTAATGCTTAATCTCTCCCTCATCTCATCGCCGCTCATCCATTCTTCCTGTAAGAGAATTTCAAGGAAATATTCAAAAAGTTCTTTATCCTCCTCAATCATTTTCTTCACTCTCTCAAAGAGAACCTGCATCATTCTGTTGGTTTCTTCATTGATTTTATCTTTTGGGATAAACTGAGGATGAATAAAGCCAAGGGATGACAGCCCTGTAGCAATTAACTGCTGGCAATAATAATTTGCCTTTTCCAAATCATTGCTCGCACCTGTACTTCTGGTTCGAAAAAACACTTCCTCTGCCGCCGTTCCAGCTAAAGCAATCATAATTTGAAACTCCAGATCTTCCTTGGTATACAAATACTGCTCCTTTGGAGGATTTTGTCTGACATAACCAAGAGCCTGACTTCTTGGAGTCAAAGCAATCTGCGAAACAGAACCCGGAATCAACCGTTCGGTTACAAATGCATGTCCCAATTCATGAATGGCCACCCTTCTTTTCTCCTCCTCGGAAGTTTCACGGTCAATTTTCTCGCCCAATAGAACCTTATCTATCGATTTATTAAAATGTTTGCTCTCGATTTCGCTGGATCCTTCACGCATGGCATAAATGGCTGCTTCATTGGTCAAACTTTCCAGTTGGGCTCCAGAAAAACCAAATGTTTGCTTGCTTAATTTTTCGATTGAGACATCCTTAGCCAATGGTTTATTTTTCAAATGAATCTGCAGGATTTGTTCCCTGCCCTTTCTGTCAGGAATGCCCACAGAAATCTGTCGGTCAAAACGTCCCGGACGAATCAAGGCGGGATCAAGCATGTCTATCCTGTTTGTAGCTGCCATTATGAGTATTCTCGGATTCTCTGAAGTAGACATTCCATCCATTTCCGTCAGGAGCTGATTTAATGTCTGGTCATATTCGCGGTGGGTTGAACCTTCCCGTTTTCCTCCTAATACATCGATCTCATCAATAAATATAATTCCGCTATCCTGACCGTTTTTTTGGGCCATTTCCTTTACGTCTTGAAACAGCTGCCTGATCCGGCTGGCTCCCACACCCACATACATCTCCACAAACTCACTGCCAGATGTGCTGACGAAAGCCGAATTGGTATAGTTTGCAGCCGCTTTAGCCAATAGCGTTTTCCCTGTTCCAGGAGGTCCGGTTAATAATATTCCTTTGATGGGCCGAATTCCAAAGGATTTGATCCTCTCGGGATTGAGAAGAAAATCCAGGGCTTCCATCAATTCTTCCTTGGCATGGTTTTGGCCACCAATATCATCGAAGGACAATCCTGAGGAAACCTTTCCTTTTTCTGCATATTTTCCCTTGCCAAAACCAACGGATTTTCCTTTTAAAGCGAAAAACAGTACAACACTGAGTACGATCCCAATAATCAAAATCGGACCGACTTGAACACCCAGGTAAAACAAAAAAATGATGAAAGAAATCAATATACCTAAAATCCATTCTTTACCCATTCCCCTTCACCTC containing:
- a CDS encoding AAA family ATPase; this translates as MGKEWILGILISFIIFLFYLGVQVGPILIIGIVLSVVLFFALKGKSVGFGKGKYAEKGKVSSGLSFDDIGGQNHAKEELMEALDFLLNPERIKSFGIRPIKGILLTGPPGTGKTLLAKAAANYTNSAFVSTSGSEFVEMYVGVGASRIRQLFQDVKEMAQKNGQDSGIIFIDEIDVLGGKREGSTHREYDQTLNQLLTEMDGMSTSENPRILIMAATNRIDMLDPALIRPGRFDRQISVGIPDRKGREQILQIHLKNKPLAKDVSIEKLSKQTFGFSGAQLESLTNEAAIYAMREGSSEIESKHFNKSIDKVLLGEKIDRETSEEEKRRVAIHELGHAFVTERLIPGSVSQIALTPRSQALGYVRQNPPKEQYLYTKEDLEFQIMIALAGTAAEEVFFRTRSTGASNDLEKANYYCQQLIATGLSSLGFIHPQFIPKDKINEETNRMMQVLFERVKKMIEEDKELFEYFLEILLQEEWMSGDEMRERLSIRLTS